The Mangifera indica cultivar Alphonso chromosome 8, CATAS_Mindica_2.1, whole genome shotgun sequence genome has a window encoding:
- the LOC123223544 gene encoding WD repeat-containing protein GTS1-like encodes MAVSQSTNTLKLYSPVTRQYYGECKGHSGTINRICFSAPFTPHVLHSCSSDGTIRASDSRSIHQEIFSFSFGGSTDNLLAFGCNSQVLLVFNCNLPLLVVLGTGRMERMKL; translated from the exons ATGGCGGTGTCACAATCAACGAACACACTGAAGCTTTACTCGCCAGTTACCCGTCAGTATTATGGTGAATGTAAAGGTCACTCTGGAACAATAAACCGTATATGTTTTTCCGCTCCATTTACTCCACATGTTTTGCACTCTTGTTCTTCTGATGGTACGATCAGAGCTTCGGACTCGAGATCTATCCATCAG GAGATCTTCAGCTTCTCATTTGGAGGATCCACTGATAATCTTCTTGCTTTTGGATGTAATTCACAG GTTTTGCTGGTATTTAACTGTAATTTACCACTACTTGTTGTATTGGGGACTGGAAGGATGGAAAGAATGAAGCTTTGA
- the LOC123223547 gene encoding thiamine pyrophosphokinase 1-like isoform X1, with product MEVMIHSSTFLLPTIPADTRPSLTYALIVLNQRLPRFAPLLWDRAQLRLCADGGANRVYDEFPQFFPHEDASHVRNRYKPDLIKGDMDSIRKEVLEFYASLGTKVIDESHDQDTTDLHKCVAYIRDFTPNLEKSNLCILVAGALGGRFDHEAGNINVLYRFSTMRIILLSDDCLIHLLPKTHHHEIYIQSSVEGSHCGLIPIGMPSGRTSTTGLQWDLDDTEMRFGGLVSTSNIAKGEKITVTSDSDLLWTISIKK from the exons ATGGAGGTCATGATTCATTCATCTACCTTCCTCCTTCCTACAATCCCAGCCGACACTCGTCCTTCTCTAACCTACGCACTTATCGTCCTTAATCAACGCCTTCCCAGATTTGCTCCCCTTCTTTGGGACCGCG CACAACTGCGTTTGTGTGCTGATGGAGGCGCTAACCGTGTGTACGACGAATTCCCTCAATTCTTTCCTCATGAAGATGCTTCTCATGTTCGAAACAG GTACAAGCCAGACCTCATTAAAGGAGACATGGATTCAATTCGAAAAGAAGTACTGGAGTTTTATGCAAGCTTG GGAACCAAGGTAATTGATGAGTCTCATGATCAGGACACCACAGATCTACATAAATGTGTAGCGTACATTCGGGACTTCACACCAAACTTGGAGAAGTCTAAT CTCTGCATTCTTGTTGCGGGTGCACTTGGTGGAAGGTTTGACCATGAGGCTGGAAACATCAATGTTCTTTATCGATTCTCAACCATGCGCATAATCCTTTTATCTGATGATTGCCTTATCCACCTTCTTCCAAAAACTCACCACCATGAGATCTACATCCAATCGTCTGTTGAGGGTTCACATTGTGGACTCATTCCGATCGGAATGCCGTCTGGGAGAACTTCAACAACTGGGCTGCAATGGGATCTTG ATGATACAGAGATGAGGTTCGGCGGTTTAGTAAGTACATCAAATATTGCCAAGGGGGAGAAAATAACTGTGACATCTGACTCTGATCTTCTCTGGACAATCTCAATTAAGAAGTAA
- the LOC123223547 gene encoding thiamine pyrophosphokinase 1-like isoform X2, whose translation MEVMIHSSTFLLPTIPADTRPSLTYALIVLNQRLPRFAPLLWDRAQLRLCADGGANRVYDEFPQFFPHEDASHVRNRYKPDLIKGDMDSIRKEVLEFYASLGTKVIDESHDQDTTDLHKCVAYIRDFTPNLEKSNLCILVAGALGGRFDHEAGNINVLYRFSTMRIILLSDDCLIHLLPKTHHHEIYIQSSVEGSHCGLIPIGMPSGRTSTTGLQWDLGLVMSFATGV comes from the exons ATGGAGGTCATGATTCATTCATCTACCTTCCTCCTTCCTACAATCCCAGCCGACACTCGTCCTTCTCTAACCTACGCACTTATCGTCCTTAATCAACGCCTTCCCAGATTTGCTCCCCTTCTTTGGGACCGCG CACAACTGCGTTTGTGTGCTGATGGAGGCGCTAACCGTGTGTACGACGAATTCCCTCAATTCTTTCCTCATGAAGATGCTTCTCATGTTCGAAACAG GTACAAGCCAGACCTCATTAAAGGAGACATGGATTCAATTCGAAAAGAAGTACTGGAGTTTTATGCAAGCTTG GGAACCAAGGTAATTGATGAGTCTCATGATCAGGACACCACAGATCTACATAAATGTGTAGCGTACATTCGGGACTTCACACCAAACTTGGAGAAGTCTAAT CTCTGCATTCTTGTTGCGGGTGCACTTGGTGGAAGGTTTGACCATGAGGCTGGAAACATCAATGTTCTTTATCGATTCTCAACCATGCGCATAATCCTTTTATCTGATGATTGCCTTATCCACCTTCTTCCAAAAACTCACCACCATGAGATCTACATCCAATCGTCTGTTGAGGGTTCACATTGTGGACTCATTCCGATCGGAATGCCGTCTGGGAGAACTTCAACAACTGGGCTGCAATGGGATCTTG GTTTGGTCATGTCATTTGCTACTGGGGTCTGA
- the LOC123223541 gene encoding probable U6 snRNA-associated Sm-like protein LSm4: MSNWPAVPSLAETRWIPISELKGERRDIRFLLFLLHYRLFAFLFDCRAFAKENMLPLSLLKTAQGHPMLVELKNGETYNGHLVNCDTWMNIHLREVICTSKDGDRFWRMPECYIRGNTIKYLRVPDEVIDKVQEETKSRSDRKPPGVGRGRGRGREDGPGGRQTKGIGRGIDDGGAKGPGGGRGRAGPVGKTGGGRGGGRGRG; this comes from the exons ATGAGTAACTGGCCAGCCGTACCGTCTTTAGCTGAAACCCGGTGGATCCCAATTTCAGAATTAAAAGGAGAGAGAAGAGACATCCgatttcttcttttccttctccacTATAG GctctttgcttttctttttgattGCCGAGCTTTTGCCAAAGAAAACATG CTTCCTCTTTCTCTGCTTAAAACTGCTCAGGGCCATCCTATG TTGGTAGAGCTTAAAAACGGGGAGACGTACAATGGGCATTTGGTCAATTGTGATACTTGGATGAACATCCATCTCCGTGAAGTAATTTGTACTTCCAAG GATGGAGATAGGTTTTGGAGAATGCCTGAATGCTACATCCGTGGTAACACAATCAAGTATCTTCGAGTTCCTGACGAG GTGATTGATAAAGTTCAGGAAGAAACCAAGAGTCGCTCTG ATCGCAAACCACCTGGAGTAGGGCGTGGCAGAGGAAGAGGTAGAGAGGATGGTCCTGGTGGAAGGCAAACAAAAGGAATTGGTCGTGGGATAGATGATGGAGGTGCTAAGGGTCCTGGTGGAGGCAGAGGCAGGGCTGGACCAGTTGGAAAGACTGGTGGTGGCAGAG GTGGAGGCCGAGGCCGAGGTTGA